One Phocoena sinus isolate mPhoSin1 chromosome 14, mPhoSin1.pri, whole genome shotgun sequence genomic region harbors:
- the LOC116738987 gene encoding myosin regulatory light chain 12B: MSSKKAKTKTKKRPQRATSNVFAMFDQSQIQEFKEAFNMIDQNRDGFIDKEDLHDMLASLGKNPTDAYLEAMMNEAPGPINFTMFLTMFGEKLNGTDPEDVIRNAFACFDEEATGTIQEDYLRELLTTMGDRFTDEEVDELYREAPIDKKGNFNYIEFTRILKHGAKDKDD; the protein is encoded by the exons ATGTCTAGCAAAAAGGCAAAGACCAAGACCAAGAAGCGCCCCCAGCGCGCAACCTCCAACGTGTTTGCCATGTTTGACCAGTCACAGATTCAGGAGTTCAAGGAGGCCTTCAACATGATCGATCAGAACAGAGATGGTTTCATCGACAAGGAAGACTTACATGATATGCTTGCTTCTCTAG GGAAGAATCCAACCGATGCGTACCTCGAAGCCATGATGAATGAGGCTCCAGGGCCAATAAACTTCACCATGTTCCTTACCATGTTTGGGGAGAAGCTGAATGGCACAGACCCAGAAGATGTCATCAGAAACGCTTTTGCTTGCTTTGATGAAGAAGCAACTG GCACCATTCAGGAGGATTACCTTCGAGAGCTGCTGACCACGATGGGAGATcggtttacagatgaggaagtggatGAGCTGTATAGAGAAGCACCTATCGACAAGAAGGGGAATTTCAATTACATCGAGTTCACGCGCATCCTTAAACATGGAGCGAAAGACAAAGATGATTGA